A region of the Roseobacter denitrificans OCh 114 genome:
CGCGGCGGCACCTTGGTGCTGGAAGACATTGAGGCGCTGTCAGAAACGATGCAAGCCCGCCTGCTCAGTGTGATAAACGAGCAGGGTACCCCGGCAGAGACGCGGCTGGTCGCGATCTCGAACCTGCAGGAAGCGGGGCGCACCTCCGAGGATGCGTTGCGCTCTGATCTGTTCTACCGCATCGCGGCATTGCGCATCACGGTGCCACCTCTGCGCATGCGGGGCGAAGATATCCTCACCCTCTTCACCCGTCTGAGCGAACAGTTCGCCGAAGAATACGGCTGCGACACACCGCAGGTGACGGCACAGGAGGCTGCGCAGCTGTTGCAGGCGCCCTGGCCGGGCAATGTGCGCCAGCTGATCAACCTCGCGGAACGCGCGGTGCTGCAGTCACGGCGCGGGGCAGGGACCATATCATCGCTGCTGATGAACGATCATGAGGACATGCAGCCTGTGATGACGACCGAAGGCAAACCGCTGAAAGAATACGTCGAAGCCTTCGAGCGGATGCTGATCGACAATACCATGCGCCGACATCGCGGCTCTATCGCGAGTGTGATGGATGAACTATGCCTGCCCAGACGCACGCTGAACGAAAAAATGGCGAAATATGGCCTGCAACGCTCAGATTACCTCTGAAACCGGGAATTTGATCAGTAAATCCGACGGTTTAGTGGATTCAATTCAGGGTTGAGGCAGGTAAATGTCGATTGACCATTGTGTTTTTCAGGCATGTAGCATTATCTAGCAGTGTAGAGAGGCGCGCCTGACGCGCACGCCATCTGCAGAGAGATTCGCTGTCGCGGGCGCGGTGTGGCATGGCTCATGCACCCCACGGCAGACCGATTGGACCGGAAACGGTTAAGGAACCGCTGATGTGATACCGGCTCTATGATCCGGATCGCGCAGTTAAAAATGGATGCGAGGCCGCAAGACGTGCCCGTGTCGGAGAAGAAACGCGATGACGCGCGCAAATGCATTGAGCAGATCGGCGAGGGCCTCAGCGGCCCGGCCATGCAGTGCGTCTCAGATCGCCCTGACAAGACATACCCCCCACTGCAACGCTCCCCCGGGGGCTGTGCGGTCGCGGCTATGCAATTTGGAAATATGGCTAAGAAAATGCTTATCGATGCCACCCACGCGGAAGAAACCCGCGTTGTGGTGGTGGATGGAAACAAGGTTGAAGAGTTCGATTTTGAATCCGAAAACAAACGCCAGCTTGCTGGCAACATCTATCTTGCAAAAGTAACACGGGTTGAGCCGTCCTTGCAGGCGGCCTTTGTGGAGTACGGGGGGAACCGTCATGGTTTCCTCGCCTTTTCAGAAATTCATCCGGATTATTACCAGATTCCCGTCGCGGACCGTCAGGCCCTGATGGAAGAAGAGCGCGCCTATGCCGAAGCGCAAAAGGCCAAGGAAGACGAGGACGAAAAGCCCAAACGTCGCAGATCGCGCAGCCGCACAAAGGCCAAGGGCGAAGACACCACGTCAGAGGATGTGGTCGCGACGAAGGATGTGGAGTCCGACCAGATCGACGGCATGGAAACCATTGATCTGGATGACAGCGAAGAGGGGTCCTCTCCGATGGAGCGGGTCGCCGAGACACCTGTCGAAGAGCCCGAGGGCGATGATGCAAGCGCGGAGGCTGCGCAGACGGCTGACGCGTCCGATGATCAGGACGCGCAAGCAGCGTCTGAGGATGCCTCGGAAGACGATACCGCGACTGAAGATGGCGACGATGATGACGACGACGACGATGATGCGCCGCGCAAATCTGATGCATCCTCCAAGGATGACACCATCGAATCCGTCGCGGATGACGATGATCAAGACGATATCCGCCCCGTGCGCAAACCCCGGCCACGGCGCTATAAAATTCAGGAAGTCATCAAGGTCCGCCAGATTCTGCTCGTGCAGGTCGTCAAGGAAGAGCGGGGCAACAAGGGCGCGGCGCTGACCACATACCTCAGCCTTGCAGGGCGCTATTGCGTCCTGATGCCCAACACGGCGCGCGGCGGTGGTATTTCGCGCAAGATCACGAATGCTGCGGACCGCAAGAAGCTCAAGGAGATCGCAAATGAGATCGAAGTGCCGCAAGGCGCGGGTCTCATCGTGCGCACCGCCGGGGCCAAACGCACCAAGGCCGAGATCAAACGCGACTACGAATATCTGCAACGCCTGTGGGAGCAGATCCGCGAGTTGACGCTGAAATCCGTCGCGCCCGCCAAGATCTACGAAGAGGGAGACCTGATCAAACGCTCGATCCGCGATCTCTACAACCGCGAGATTGACGAGGTGTTTGTCGAAGGTGAACGGGGCTACCGCATCGCCAAGGACTTCATGAAGATGATCATGCCGTCCCATGCAAAAAACGTGAAACTCTATACCGAAGGTCTGCCGCTTTTCGCCCGCTACCAGGTCGAAAGCTATCTTGCGTCGATGTTCAACCCGACTGTGCAGCTTCCGTCGGGGGGGTATATCGTGATCGGCGTGACCGAGGCTCTGGTGGCGATTGATGTGAACTCCGGGCGGGCCACCAAGGAGGGCTCGATCGAGCAGACCGCGCTCAAGACCAACCTTGAGGCCGCCGACGAAGTGGCGCGGCAGTTGCGCCTGCGGGACCTCGCGGGCCTGATCGTGATCGACTTCATCGACATGGATGAGCGCAAGAACAACACCTCCGTCGAAAAGCGCATGAAAGACAAGCTCAAGACGGACCGCGCGCGCATTCAAGTGGGGCGTATCTCCGGCTTTGGTCTCATGGAAATGTCGCGCCAGCGCCTGCGCCCCGGCATGATCGAGGCAACGACACAGCCGTGTCAGGCCTGCCATGGTACGGGCCTGATCCGGTCCGATGATAGCCTCGCATTGTCCATCCTGCGCCAGATCGAGGAAGAGGGCACGCGCAAGCGGTCCCGAGAGGTGTTGATCAAGGCGCCGGTTGGTATTGCCAATTTCCTCATGAACCAGAAGCGCGAACATATTGCGCATATCGAAGCGCGCTACGGGCTGTCTGTGCGGATCGAAGGCGACCCCATGCTGGTCAGCCCCGATTTCAGTCTTGAGAAGTTCAAGACGGCCACACGGGTCGTGTCGGTTGCAGCACAACATGTTGTTTCTGTTGATACCTCATTGATGGATCAGGTGGATGCGGACGACGATGAGGCGCCAGCGGAAACGGCCGATAACGGCGCAGAGACGGCAAACAAGGAAAACAACGTCGAGAATGATGGCGAGGATCGGCCCAAGCGCCGTCGCCGGCGTCGTCGGCGTCGCAACAAGAACGGCAATGGCGAGACGCAGACCGCATCCGATGAGACAAATGCCGAGGCATCCGAGGCCCAGGGCGCTAAGACTCCGAAGAAAGCGGAGCCTGCAGCCGACAGCCCGGTAGAGGCGCCTGCTGCGCAAACCGATGATGCGCCAGCCCCTGCGGCAGAGCAGGAAGAGGCACCGGCAAAACCCAAACGGACACGGTCGCGCACGCGCAAACCGAAAGTGGAAGCCGACACACAGGATGCGCCAGAAGCAGAGGCGAAAGCCGAAACCGCCGCGCCAGTGGAAGAAACCGCACCCGCCGAAGCGACCGAAGAAACCCCTGCAAAACCAAAGCGTAAACGGGCCAGCCGGGCCAAGAAGGCCGCTCCGGTTGAGGCGGCACCAGACGCCGAACCAGCCCCCGTGGCGCAGGACGCCGAGCCGGCACCTTCATCACAGGAAGCTGCGGCGGCACCGGTGGCAGAAGAGCCAGCGCCAGCAGCGCCTGAACCGGAACCTGCAGGTGCCGAGCCCGAACCGGTGGTCGCTGAGGCCGCGCCAGAGCCAGCCAAACCAAAGCGGCGCGGGTGGTGGTCCATCGGAGGCTAAGGGCTTTCCAACACCAAAAACCCAAAAAGCGCGTCCAAATCGGGCGCGCTTTTTCATGTCACCTCATTTTTTGCGGATGACATAGACCTGCACCGGCCCATCCAGTTCGCTTGACACAAGGTGGTGCCCTGTCTCGCTGCAAAAGTGCGGGACATCGACAATCGCCGCGGGATCATCCGCGTGCATCGTCAGCACCTCACCCGAAGCAAGGGATTGCAGTCGTTTGCGCGCCTTCAGAACAGGCAGGGGGCACAGCAGACCAGTGGCGTCCAGCAGGTGTATTTCTTTTGTCATACCGTTCAGATAGGCGCGATGTTTCGTCCTGTCCACAATCTTGTGACCCTTGGCGGGGTGACGCTGTGGCGCGGATAGGCTAAGGGAGGTTTATGTTCGGAATTGAAATCATTGATGCGGGTCTGTTGCCTGCCATGACGGTGGCGCTTTTTGCGGGAATCATCAGCTTTCTCAGCCCCTGCGTCTTGCCGATCGTCCCGCCCTATCTGGCGTATATGAGCGGTGTCAGCCTGAATGAAATGAGCAGTGAGGGGGCGGCACGGCGCCGTGCCATTATCGCCGCCTTGTTCTTTGTGATGGGGCTGAGCACGGTGTTTCTGATCCTTGGTTTCACGGCCTCGGCATTCGGTGCTTTTTTCCTGCAAAATCAGATTCTTTTCGCGCGTATTTCAGGTGTTGTCATCATTGTCTTCGGATTGCATTTTCTGGGTATCCTGCGCATTCCCTTTCTTGATCGCGAGGCGCGCATGGACGCGGGTGACAAGGGTGGGTCGAGCTTTGGGGCCTATGTGCTGGGGTTGGCCTTCGCCTTTGGCTGGACGCCCTGCATTGGTCCGCAACTGGGCGCGATCCTGTCGCTGGCGGCTTCCGAGGCCTCTGTGACGCGCGGCACTGTCCTGTTGGGCGTTTATGCGGCGGGTCTGGGCATCCCCTTTCTGCTGGCGGCGATGTTCATCACGCGCGCGATGGGGGTCATGGATCGGCTCAAGCGGCATATGAAAACCATAGAACGCGTGATGGGCGGGCTGCTCCTTGTGGTCGGTGTTGCAATGGTCACCGGTGCGTTCACGACGTTTTCCTGGTGGCTTCTTGAACGCTTCCCGGCCTTGGCCACTCTGGGGTGATTGCCCGCCGTATCATCTGCGGGGCCACGCTGGATGTCCGGCGCTAACATATATCATCTTTTGACAGCTTGATTTAAGGACGGGTGATCGTTCGGAATCATGAGAAGAGGTAAGAATGTCAGACTACAGTAAGATGCGTGAACAAATGAAATCAGGTGCGGGCTTTGTTGCCGCGCTGGATCAGTCTGGCGGGTCCACGCCAAAAGCGCTTAGCCTTTATGGCGTTGAGCCAACGGATTACGAGGGCGAAGAGGCGATGTTCAAAGCGATGCATGACATGCGCGCACGGATCATTCTGGCGGATGACTTCACCAATGCCAAAATCATCGGCGCCATCCTGTTCGAACGTACGATGCATGATGAGATTGACGGCACACCGGTCGCTGAACTGCTTTGGAACCGTCGGGGTGTTGTGCCGTTTCTGAAGATCGACAAAGGGCTGGAGGATGAGGCAAACGGCGTTCAGATGCTCAAGCCCATGCCGGGTCTTGAGGATGTCTTGGCCACGGCCAAGGGCAAAGGCGTGTTCGGGACCAAGGAACGCTCTGTCATCAACCACGCAAACCCCGAAGGAATTGCGGCGATCGTCGCCCAGCAGTTTGATGTGGCAAGAACCGTTCTGGCGGCGGGCCTTGTGCCGATCCTTGAGCCGGAAGTGAACATCCACTCGGAAACCAAGGCTGAAGCCGAAACGCTGTTGGAGGCGGAGATCGCAAAGCATCTCGACACGCTGGACGAGGGCGTTGATGTGATGCTGAAACTGACCTTGCCGGATCAACCGGGCCTTTATGACGGGCTTGCGCAACACCCGCGCGTGCTGCGGGTCGTTGCCTTGTCGGGCGGCTATTCGACGGATGTTGCCTCTGCCAAACTGGCGCAGAACGCGCATATGATCGCAAGCTTCAGCCGTGCGCTGACCGAAGGTTTGAACGTGAAGATGACGGATGCCGAATTCGGTGCCGCCCTGGGCAGCAACATCGACAAGATCTATCAGGCATCCATCTGAGCGCGCGCAAGCTGCGCTTTCAGGTCTTCCAGCACAAAGACCCGGATCGCGGAGGCCAGCCCTGTGCTGGTCCCGCGTTTCACATCAATGTCGGCGACCAACCCGTTGATCGGCTTGCCGTTTTCCTGTGAGATGCGCCGGAGTTCTTGCCAGAACTCATCCTCAAGCGATATGGATGTGCGGTGACCTTTCAGGGTCACCGAATGTTTGACGGGCCGGGCACTCATGTCTCGCGCTTATGGGCGTCCAGATGGCGCGCGATCCTGTCGGCCTTTGCCTTTGACGCGTCTTTTTGCGATTTGCTCTGGCCAAATCGCGCGGCGTTTTCATCAGCCTGCGCCTTGCGTGACGCCCGGGCCCGCTCTTTGCGGACCTTGTTGAGGTTGATGGGCGTGCTCATTTGGGCCCGATCATGTTTTCGGGGCGCACGACCCGTTCAAACGTCTCGGCATCGACAAACCCCAGCGCGATCGCCTCTTCCTTGAGGGTCGTGCCGTTTTTATGCGCCGTCTTGGCGACTTTGGTGGCGTTGTCATAGCCGATTTCCGGGGCCAGCGCTGTGACCAGCATCAGGCTCTCGCGCATCAGGCGTTCGATGCGATCCGCATCCGCCGTCAGCCCGTCCACGAGATTATCCGTAAAGGTCGATGCCGCATCGCCCAAAAGCTGCATGGATTGCAATACGTTGTACGACATCATCGGTTTGTACACGTTCAGTTCGAAATGCCCTTGCGACCCGGCGAAACCGACCGCAGCGTCATTGCCGAAGACATGCGCACACACCTGTGTCAGCGCTTCGCATTGTGTCGGATTGACCTTGCCCGGCATGATCGACGATCCGGGTTCGTTTTCAGGCAGCACCAACTCGCCCAAGCCGCAGCGCGGCCCGGAGCCGAGCAGGCGAATGTCATTGGCGATCTTGAACAGGCTGGCGGCAACGACCTTCAGCGCGCCGGACATCTCAACCATGGCGTCATGCGCGGCGAGGGCCTCGAACTTGTTGGGCGCGGTGACAAAGGGCAGGCCGGTGATATCAGCCATGTTTTTTGCAACCATCACGTCCCAGCCGACAGGCGTATTGAGACCGGTGCCCACGGCGGTGCCGCCCTGTGCCAGCTCGTAAATCCGACCCAAGGCGTCCTTGACGCGCTGGATGCCCATGGCCACCTGATGCGCATAGCCGGAGAATTCCTGACTGAGGGTCAGAGGGGTCGCGTCCTGCGTATGGGTGCGTCCGATTTTGATGATACCGTCGAACTGGGCGATCTTGACCTCAAGCGCGGCATGCAGTTTTTCCAACCCCGGCAACAGCACATCGCGGGCCGTCATGGCGGTCGAAATGTGCATCGCCGTGGGAAAGGTATCGTTGGACGATTGCCCCATGTTGCAGTGATCATTCGGATGCACCGGATCCTTGGTGCCGATCACCCCACCCATGATCTCAATCGCGCGGTTGGCGATGACCTCATTGGCGTTCATGTTCGACTGGGTCCCGGACCCTGTCTGCCACACAACCAGTGGGAAATTGTCGTCAAACTTGCCTGCGACCACCTCGCTGGCGGCCTGAATGATCGCCTCCCCGCGCGCAGCGTCAAGTTTTCCCAGTTCAACATTTGCCTGGGCACAAGCCTGTTTGATCACCCCCAAGGCACGGACAATCGCAACGGGTTGTTTTTCCCAACCTATGGGAAAATTCATGATCGAGCGCTGCGTCTGTGCACCCCAGTATTTATCGGCAGGGACCTCGAGGGGGCCAAAACTGTCGGTTTCTGTGCGGGTCTGGGTCATTCTGCGCTCCGTTACACTGGCTTTGTACAGCGGTTTAGCGCTGCGGGGGGGCTCGTGCAACAGGGCGACGGCGCGTCACGGGCATTGTTTGCCAAACCAAAGGAATTATCTGATAGGGTTGTGAAACCGTCCGGCTTGTGGTCGTGCGGTCAAAACGCCAAAGCCTCGGAGGATTTTGAATGAACCGTCAGTTCTTGCCACGTCACTTGGTGTTGGCCTGTGGTGCATTGATCATGGGCCTGTTGCTGACGGCCACTGCCGTGCATGCCGATATTTCCCGTTTTGTCGGCAGCTACGTTGGTGCAGCGGACGTGCAGTCTGCGGATGGAACCAGCCGCCCCCGCGACATGAGCGTCAAGATATCGCAAACCAAGGAGGGGTTTCGCGTCTATTGGAAATCGACGACCTACCGCAAGGATGGCACCGCCAAGGAAAAGGCCTATACCATTGATTTCGTGCCAAGCGCGCGCCCGGGTGTTTACGCTTCCGCGATGAAGCGCAACGTTTTCGGTCATGCCGCACAGCTTGATCCGATGAAGGGCGAACCCTACGTCTGGGGGCGCATCGACGGGGAGACGCTGAGCGTTTATTCGATGTATGTCACCGAAGATGGCGGCTATGAAATCCAGCAGTTTGACCGTTCACTGGCATCACGCGGCCTGATGCTCGACTTCCAAACCATTAGGGACGGTGAAATCCAGCGGACGGTGTCAACGCTGTTGAAACGGGAATAACGCGCGTTTACTTGCGGAAACTGTCCAGTGAGACGATCTCGGCGTCCTTTGCACCGTCTTTTGCCGGTGCTGCCTCCGCTTTGGGTTTTTCAACCTGCGTTGTGGGGGGGCAACTGCGCGGGCGCTGCCTCTTCGTCCTCGTCATGCTGGGTTTCAAAGCGCAGCCCGAATTCCACGGACGGATCAACGAATGTCTTGATCGCGTCATAGGGGATATAAAGCGGCTCAGGCGCATCGCCAAAGTTCAGCGTGACGGAGAACCCTTCGTCGGTCACTTCCAGGTTGTCGTACCAGTGTTGCATCACCACCGTCATTTCACCGGGGTAGCGGTCAAACAGCCAATCGGCCAGCTCCGCATCGGGGTGGCCGGTGTCGAATGTGATGAAAAAATGGTGCTCCCCCGGAAGGCCGTGATCGCATACATCCAGCAGCACCTTGCGGATCAGGCCGCGCATGGCCTCGTGCATCAAGTTGCCGTAGTCAATAGTGCGGGTCATCTCATACCTGGGTGCAAAGAGTTCGTCTAACGCGAGCATAGCCGATTCCTCTGGGGATAAAAGAGGTCTCTGCGTCTTAACCGGCGTCGTTTTACAGAAGCGTCAGCGCAAGGCCCGCGACCGCCAGAATACCCAGTGTTTCCGCGATACCACGTTTAAGCAGCAGCACAACGACAGCGGCCAGCAGCGTCAGAGCGAGCGCATTGATGTCAAGCGACGTCGGGACAGGGGCCGGGGCGGGCAAACCGGGTAGGGTGGTCACCTGCCCAAACAGCACATGGATTGAAAACCACACCGCAAGATTGAGGATCACCCCCACAACTGCCGCGGTAATACCGCTGAGCGCGCCGGAGAGGCGCGGGCGTGTCGCGATCGCATCCAGATAGGGACCGGCGAGGAAAATCCATAAAAAACAGGGTGTAAATGTCACCCAAAGCGCAACCGCCCCCGCAGCCAGCGCCAAAAGCGGGCCGCTTTCATTGAACCCGGCGATCATGGCGACGAATTGCGTGACCAGAATGAGCGGTCCGGGCGTCGTTTCCGCAAGGCCCAAAGCATCCATCATTTGCCCGGTGGTGATCCAGCCATGCTCTGCCACCACGGTCTGCGTCATATAGGCCAGCACGGCATAGGCCCCGCCAAAGCTCACCACGGCCAGTTTCGAAAAGAACAACGCGATTTGCATCAAAAACATGTGGTCCATCAGGGCGAGCACAACAATCGGGCAGCCCCATAGCGTGCCCCAGAGGGTGAGCGTCAAAACCGGGTTTGTGGCTGTCTCATGCGACGCCGAAGCCGCCGGTGTGGCGGGCGCCATGGTCAATGCACCGACGGCAGCGGCCGTGGCGATGATGAGCGGATAGGGAATATTCAGGAAATACAGGGACATAAACGCGCCAGCGGCGAGGGCCCATGCGCCTTTGCCGGTGAGCGTCTTGCGCGACAGTTTCAGCAGCGCCTGCAGGACGATGATGATCACGGCGGCCTTGATCCCGGTAAAGGCTGCCTGAACCAACGGCACCTGTCCAAAATGGGCATAGATCAGGGCAAGGGCAAGGATCACAGCCGCACCGGGCAGGACAAACAACAACCCCGCGACCAGCCCGCCGCGCACACCGTCCAGACGCCAGCCGGCATAAGTCGCCAGTTGCATCGCTTCGGGTCCGGGCAGCAACATGCACAATGACAGCGCGCGCAGAAAACTGTCTTCGGACAGCCATTTTTTCTCTTCCACCAGCGTTTGATGCATCAGGGCGATCTGCGCGGCCGGTCCGCCAAAGGACAAAACACCGATGCGGGCAAAGACCCGGCACAATTCGATGAGTGTTGGCGCGGTCATTTCCGTACCTTTCGCGGCCTGCCGGGGGCGTGCGAGATGTCATGCGACGGGTTGTATCGCTAACCGCTTTGTCCCTGGTGCAAGAAGTGGCACATCGCCCCACACCGGGTCAATTGCGAAGGTTTACTTAAAAACCGTGCCACTGAGCATCAGTTCGAAGCTGTCAGGCGGCAGTTGGTCCAGTTGTTCGAAAAGGGACAGGAAATCAACGGCTGGATAGCTTTCAACGATGACATCCCCGTCAAGGCGCACCATCGTCAACCACCGCATGTTGACGGGTTTATCCGTGCCGGCCTTGAACCCATACATCTCAACCAGCGCAGAGAGCCACTCACCCTGTTCCACGCAATGAACCACCCGGATTTTCTGATCCGTGATCAGGCTGTTGAAAACAGTGGCCAATTCGCGTGCTTCGGTCGTGTTGATGAGCCCACCGGGTATCAGCGATTCATTTTCAGGTGCGGGGCGGTAGATCTCGTCGATCATATCCGAGTTTCCCTTGACCCAGACCTCTTCATACCAGCGTTGGATGATTTCAGTTTTGCGCAACATAGGTTCTCCCCGCCTTTCCACGCAGGATACCATTCAGTGGCGTAGAAAGGGTAAACAAAAGCAACTTATGGTTGTTTTGTTCAGATTTGTTTTGGAGAGGTAAAGTGCAGGCTTCTGTTGCCAGGTGCCTGCGAACCCCGCCTTAGGTCGCTAAACCCAAGGAGTTAAGTTTCAGTCGCTGAAACCGCTTACGCGGCCATCGCAACTGGAGCACGATTGTCATTTGCAATTGTACAAGTTTCGCCGATAACGGTGGCAGACAGCCGAAACAAAGCAAACCCCTTTAGACGTTCGTCGATCCTGTTTCGACCCCATGATCCCCAAATGAAGGATGTTTGGTGGAGTCGCCGGGTACCGCCCCCGGGTCCGATCCGCTTATTACGAGCGCGTTTATGTTCATAGTCCCGAAGGACGCTATGAATATAGGCCAATCGCGCCCGAACCTCAAGGGGTCCGAACGGTTTGTCGCGCTGGTTTATCATGGTGACAGGGCGCGCAGTTGGGGGGCGCGCGGCAGGTGGAAAAGGGGGCGCAGCCTGTACCAACAGGACGACCCCGTGCCTCAGCCGAGGTTCCCCGCCAGAAACCATGCAGCGAGCACGGCTTCGATCCCGCCGAAGAGCAGCACCTTCTTGACGGGTGGTTTGTCAAAAATCAGCGACAGCACCCGACCCGACGCCGCCCCCGCGAAGGCAAAGCCGATCATCGCATAGGCCAGCGGGTCGCCAAGCAACAGGGCTGCCAGCCCCGCCGCGACGAACAGCCCGCCGACCGAGGCCCGCATTTCCGACAGCCCCATGGTCGACTCCGTTGGCGCAAGGTCCAGCACGCTGGCGGTGTAGCGCGGCGCAAGAAAGCCAAACAGGCCAAAGCCAATGGTCAAAAGCGCGCCGATTATGTTGAGAGTGTCAATCATGGGAGACAGCTAGGTGCATGTCGCGCTTTGACAAGCAGCCAGTGACGGTTGCTGTGCGTGTCACTTCCTTTTCTTCCCGCCACCCTTGCTTTTGCTGCCGCCTCCCGCGGCGGCAGCTCCGGCACCGGCATCCGCCGTTTCGTGTGGTTCATATTTTATGTCGAGCAATTCACAAAGATATTCGCGGCAGTCTTCATAGCCCTCCAGTGCTGCGTTTCGCTGATCCCCGACGAGGGCTTCATAGGCGTCCTGTATGCGCGACTCCTTCTGAGGGTTGCCAAAATTATACACGTCACCGCGAATTTTGATGTGCGGATTGCGCATCTTGTTGCCCACATGACAATGAATCGCGGCTTTCATGCGAGGTACGAAAAAGCCATCCTGACCTTTGACGGTCTCCGTTGCATAAAGCTGCGCAACGTCTGTGGCGCCTGCAAGGGCCATCTGTTGTATTCGGGCGAGGTGCGCAACCACGGGGCTGTGATCGGCGCGTTTTTGCAACGGGCTTTTGGGGTTGGTGCGCAGTGACCTGCCGGTGCTGCGGGGCTTTGGGCTGCGGTTGGCGTGCATCTGGCCTCCTTCGCGGGCGCGCGAAGCTCCCATGACGGAAAGCCTACCAACAATCGCGCACCGATCAAGCGGAGGTTGCGCTCGCGGACCGCCCGGAGGCTGCAGCACGCGCGGCAAGAACGCTGCGCGCGAGGGTTTGCGTTTCGTTTTCCAACGCAGTCAGCCCGTCGAAGGTGGCCGCCGCATCCCTCGCGTCGATGGCATCGGCAATTGCCGTATGCAGTGCCACGATACGCGCGCGGTCACGGGCGGTGAAGGTGATCATGTTCATCAAGGGCTGCATGGCCTCAACCGCCCCGGCGAGTTGATAGCTTAGCACCGGGTTGCCTGCGCCATCGACAAGCGCGCGGTGGAACGCGACATCGGAGGCGCAAAAGGCTTCGTCTGTAAGCCCCGGTTGATTCTGGCGGTGAATTTCGGCCCGCATGGTCGCGAGGTGATCCGCCGTGCGCCGCTCTGCCGATAGGGGCGAACAGGCGCGTTCCAGCGCATAGCGCGCCTCGCAGGCGGTGCTGAAGCTGACGGCATTCATCGACAACAATAGGGTCGAGGTGGTGATTTGCTGCGGATAG
Encoded here:
- a CDS encoding Rne/Rng family ribonuclease, which codes for MLIDATHAEETRVVVVDGNKVEEFDFESENKRQLAGNIYLAKVTRVEPSLQAAFVEYGGNRHGFLAFSEIHPDYYQIPVADRQALMEEERAYAEAQKAKEDEDEKPKRRRSRSRTKAKGEDTTSEDVVATKDVESDQIDGMETIDLDDSEEGSSPMERVAETPVEEPEGDDASAEAAQTADASDDQDAQAASEDASEDDTATEDGDDDDDDDDDAPRKSDASSKDDTIESVADDDDQDDIRPVRKPRPRRYKIQEVIKVRQILLVQVVKEERGNKGAALTTYLSLAGRYCVLMPNTARGGGISRKITNAADRKKLKEIANEIEVPQGAGLIVRTAGAKRTKAEIKRDYEYLQRLWEQIRELTLKSVAPAKIYEEGDLIKRSIRDLYNREIDEVFVEGERGYRIAKDFMKMIMPSHAKNVKLYTEGLPLFARYQVESYLASMFNPTVQLPSGGYIVIGVTEALVAIDVNSGRATKEGSIEQTALKTNLEAADEVARQLRLRDLAGLIVIDFIDMDERKNNTSVEKRMKDKLKTDRARIQVGRISGFGLMEMSRQRLRPGMIEATTQPCQACHGTGLIRSDDSLALSILRQIEEEGTRKRSREVLIKAPVGIANFLMNQKREHIAHIEARYGLSVRIEGDPMLVSPDFSLEKFKTATRVVSVAAQHVVSVDTSLMDQVDADDDEAPAETADNGAETANKENNVENDGEDRPKRRRRRRRRRNKNGNGETQTASDETNAEASEAQGAKTPKKAEPAADSPVEAPAAQTDDAPAPAAEQEEAPAKPKRTRSRTRKPKVEADTQDAPEAEAKAETAAPVEETAPAEATEETPAKPKRKRASRAKKAAPVEAAPDAEPAPVAQDAEPAPSSQEAAAAPVAEEPAPAAPEPEPAGAEPEPVVAEAAPEPAKPKRRGWWSIGG
- a CDS encoding ribbon-helix-helix domain-containing protein, which gives rise to MSARPVKHSVTLKGHRTSISLEDEFWQELRRISQENGKPINGLVADIDVKRGTSTGLASAIRVFVLEDLKAQLARAQMDA
- the chrA gene encoding chromate efflux transporter, with product MTAPTLIELCRVFARIGVLSFGGPAAQIALMHQTLVEEKKWLSEDSFLRALSLCMLLPGPEAMQLATYAGWRLDGVRGGLVAGLLFVLPGAAVILALALIYAHFGQVPLVQAAFTGIKAAVIIIVLQALLKLSRKTLTGKGAWALAAGAFMSLYFLNIPYPLIIATAAAVGALTMAPATPAASASHETATNPVLTLTLWGTLWGCPIVVLALMDHMFLMQIALFFSKLAVVSFGGAYAVLAYMTQTVVAEHGWITTGQMMDALGLAETTPGPLILVTQFVAMIAGFNESGPLLALAAGAVALWVTFTPCFLWIFLAGPYLDAIATRPRLSGALSGITAAVVGVILNLAVWFSIHVLFGQVTTLPGLPAPAPVPTSLDINALALTLLAAVVVLLLKRGIAETLGILAVAGLALTLL
- a CDS encoding fructose bisphosphate aldolase, producing the protein MSDYSKMREQMKSGAGFVAALDQSGGSTPKALSLYGVEPTDYEGEEAMFKAMHDMRARIILADDFTNAKIIGAILFERTMHDEIDGTPVAELLWNRRGVVPFLKIDKGLEDEANGVQMLKPMPGLEDVLATAKGKGVFGTKERSVINHANPEGIAAIVAQQFDVARTVLAAGLVPILEPEVNIHSETKAEAETLLEAEIAKHLDTLDEGVDVMLKLTLPDQPGLYDGLAQHPRVLRVVALSGGYSTDVASAKLAQNAHMIASFSRALTEGLNVKMTDAEFGAALGSNIDKIYQASI
- the fumC gene encoding class II fumarate hydratase, whose protein sequence is MTQTRTETDSFGPLEVPADKYWGAQTQRSIMNFPIGWEKQPVAIVRALGVIKQACAQANVELGKLDAARGEAIIQAASEVVAGKFDDNFPLVVWQTGSGTQSNMNANEVIANRAIEIMGGVIGTKDPVHPNDHCNMGQSSNDTFPTAMHISTAMTARDVLLPGLEKLHAALEVKIAQFDGIIKIGRTHTQDATPLTLSQEFSGYAHQVAMGIQRVKDALGRIYELAQGGTAVGTGLNTPVGWDVMVAKNMADITGLPFVTAPNKFEALAAHDAMVEMSGALKVVAASLFKIANDIRLLGSGPRCGLGELVLPENEPGSSIMPGKVNPTQCEALTQVCAHVFGNDAAVGFAGSQGHFELNVYKPMMSYNVLQSMQLLGDAASTFTDNLVDGLTADADRIERLMRESLMLVTALAPEIGYDNATKVAKTAHKNGTTLKEEAIALGFVDAETFERVVRPENMIGPK
- a CDS encoding DUF4169 family protein, which produces MSTPINLNKVRKERARASRKAQADENAARFGQSKSQKDASKAKADRIARHLDAHKRET
- a CDS encoding cytochrome c biogenesis CcdA family protein: MFGIEIIDAGLLPAMTVALFAGIISFLSPCVLPIVPPYLAYMSGVSLNEMSSEGAARRRAIIAALFFVMGLSTVFLILGFTASAFGAFFLQNQILFARISGVVIIVFGLHFLGILRIPFLDREARMDAGDKGGSSFGAYVLGLAFAFGWTPCIGPQLGAILSLAASEASVTRGTVLLGVYAAGLGIPFLLAAMFITRAMGVMDRLKRHMKTIERVMGGLLLVVGVAMVTGAFTTFSWWLLERFPALATLG
- a CDS encoding sulfurtransferase TusA family protein, producing MTKEIHLLDATGLLCPLPVLKARKRLQSLASGEVLTMHADDPAAIVDVPHFCSETGHHLVSSELDGPVQVYVIRKK